Proteins encoded by one window of Lathyrus oleraceus cultivar Zhongwan6 chromosome 1, CAAS_Psat_ZW6_1.0, whole genome shotgun sequence:
- the LOC127136182 gene encoding respiratory burst oxidase homolog protein E, which produces MRTSSFRRCTTSKTELDFPEHSETSSPTAGKHVYGAMLPVFLNDLRSNHHKELVEITLELENDAVVLSNIAPISSAPNASPSSSHTVARGGDSFTGGGVARSLSISSRIKYKFPWLRSMSLRTSTSSSESVTAVEEDPMVARNARRMRAELERTRSSAQRGLKGLRFISKSGEACEELWKKVEKRFGFLAKDGFLDRENFGECIGMEDSKEFAVGIFDALARKERKAVSKITKEELRQFWLQISNQSFDARLQIFFDMADSNEDGRITREEVQELIMLSASANNLSKLKEQAEGYAALIMEELDPENLGYIELWQLEMLLLEKDRYMTYSRQQSSASVNWSQNMSSLRPKNKIHKIRKTLQCLALEYWRRGWILLLWLIAIASLFTWKIYQYKNRSSFEVMSYCLPVAKGAAETLKFNMALILLPVCRNTLTWLRSTKVRKFVPFDDNINFHKMIAFAIVIGITVHAGNHLACDFPLLVNSSPEKFSIVSADFDNKKPTYKSLLISIEGVTGITMVTLMVISFTLATSQFRRNAVNLPSPINRLTGFNAFWYSHHLLGIVYILLFIHGSFLNLTHKWYQKTTWMYISVPLLLYVAERTLRTRRSQHYAVKVLKVSVLPGNVFSLIMSKPNGFKYKSGQYIFLQCPKISPFEWHPFSITSAPGDDYLSVHIRTVGDWTQELKLLFTEDDQLASVNSSATFRELIKMDQIGQPKLLVDGPYGAPAQDYQNFDVLLLIGLGIGATPFISILRDLLSDTRTIDEQTDSNTETTKSDESFNSFTSSNVTPGRNKRSQRITNAYFYWVTREPGSFEWFKGVMDEVAAMDHKGLIELHNYLTSVYEEGDARSTLITMIQALNHAKHGVDILSGTQVRTHFARPDWKEVFTKIASKHPNSTIGVFYCGMPVLAKELKKLSLELSHKTTTRFEFHKEYF; this is translated from the exons ATGAGAACGTCGTCGTTCCGGAGATGCACCACCAGCAAAACCGAATTAGACTTCCCGGAACATTCCGAAACCTCATCGCCGACGGCGGGAAAACATGTTTACGGCGCAATGTTGCCGGTTTTTCTCAACGATCTCCGTAGCAACCACCACAAGGAGCTCGTTGAGATAACACTGGAGCTAGAAAACGACGCGGTCGTGCTTAGCAACATAGCTCCGATATCTTCTGCACCAAACGCATCTCCTTCTTCAAGTCACACTGTCGCCAGAGGTGGAGACTCCTTCACCGGCGGTGGCGTCGCAAGGAGTCTCTCAATTAGTTCGAGGATTAAATATAAATTTCCGTGGCTGAGGTCGATGTCGTTGCGGACTTCAACCTCGTCCTCGGAGAGTGTAACTGCCGTGGAGGAGGATCCGATGGTGGCGCGAAATGCACGGAGGATGCGAGCGGAACTTGAACGAACGAGATCGAGTGCTCAGAGAGGTTTGAAAGGGTTGAGATTCATTAGTAAGTCTGGTGAAGCTTGTGAGGAGTTATGGAAAAAAGTTGAAAAGAGGTTTGGATTTCTTGCTAAGGATGGGTTTCTCGATCGAGAAAATTTTGGCGAATGCATTG GGATGGAGGATTCGAAGGAATTTGCTGTGGGTATATTTGATGCATTAGCTCGTAAGGAAAGAAAAGCAGTGAGCAAGATAACAAAAGAAGAGTTGCGTCAGTTTTGGTTGCAAATTTCAAACCAGAGCTTTGATGCTCGCCTTCAAATTTTCTTTGACAT GGCAGACAGTAATGAAGATGGAAGAATTACTAGGGAGGAAGTACAAGAG CTTATAATGTTAAGTGCTTCTGCAAACAATCTGTCCAAACTAAAAGAACAAGCTGAAGGATACGCTGCATTAATAATGGAAGAATTGGATCCGGAAAACCTGGGTTATATCGAG CTGTGGCAGCTAGAAATGCTGTTACTTGAAAAAGATAGATACATGACCTACAGTAGACAACAGAGCAGTGCAAGTGTAAACTGGAGTCAAAATATGTCAAGTTTAAGGCCCAAAAATAAGATCCACAAAATCCGCAAGACACTCCAATGTCTTGCATTAGAGTATTGGAGAAGGGGTTGGATTTTGTTACTGTGGTTGATTGCCATTGCTTCTCTTTTTACTTGGAAAATTTACCAGTACAAAAACAGATCAAGTTTTGAAGTTATGAGTTATTGCTTACCAGTAGCCAAAGGCGCGGCAGAGACACTCAAGTTCAACATGGCTCTCATTCTTTTACCTGTTTGTCGAAATACACTGACATGGCTTCGCTCCACAAAAGTTAGAAAGTTTGTCCCATTTGATGACAATATAAATTTCCATAAG ATGATTGCATTTGCCATAGTTATTGGAATAACTGTCCATGCAGGCAACCATCTCGCATGCGATTTCCCACTTCTTGTGAATTCATCTCCTGAAAAGTTCTCAATTGTATCTGCTGATTTCGATAACAAAAAGCCAACATACAAATCCCTTTTGATTAGCATTGAAGGTGTAACAGGAATCACAATGGTTACTTTGATGGTTATATCATTTACTCTTGCAACTAGCCAGTTTCGACGAAATGCAGTAAATCTTCCTTCACCAATCAACAGATTGACAGGATTTAATGCATTCTGGTACTCGCACCATCTTCTCGGTATTGTTTACATTCTTCTGTTCATTCATGGATCTTTCTTGAATTTGACACATAAGTGGTACCAGAAAACG ACATGGATGTATATCTCTGTTCCGTTGTTGCTGTACGTTGCAGAACGTACTCTACGAACTCGTAGATCGCAACACTATGCAGTAAAAGTTTTGAAG GTTTCAGTGCTACCAGGAAATGTCTTCAGCTTAATCATGTCAAAGCCTAATGGATTCAAGTACAAAAGTGGCCAGTACATATTTTTACAATGCCCAAAAATCTCTCCATTTGAGTG GCACCCATTCTCTATTACATCAGCACCTGGAGACGATTACCTAAGTGTTCACATTCGAACAGTAGGTGACTGGACACAAGAACTTAAGCTACTTTTCACCGAAGATGACCAATTGGCTTCGGTAAATTCCAGCGCAACATTCAGAGAACTAATAAAAATGGATCAAATAGG ACAGCCAAAGCTGCTTGTAGATGGCCCATACGGAGCTCCAGCACAAGATTACCAGAATTTTGATGTATTGCTGCTCATAGGATTAGGAATTGGAGCAACTCCCTTCATTAGTATTCTCAGAGATCTTTTGAGTGACACGAGAACAATAGACGAACAAACG GACTCAAACACAGAAACAACAAAATCAGATGAGAGTTTCAATAGTTTCACCTCTTCAAATGTAACGCCAGGAAGAAATAAGAGATCGCAAAGGATTACAAATGCTTACTTTTATTGGGTTACCAGAGAACCTGGATCTTTTGAATGGTTTAAAGGAGTAATGGACGAAGTTGCAGCAATGGACCACAAA GGTTTGATTGAGCTGCACAACTATCTCACAAGTGTCTATGAAGAAGGTGATGCAAGATCAACCTTAATCACAATGATCCAAGCGTTAAACCACGCCAAACATGGTGTTGATATTCTATCAGGCACTCAA GTGAGAACGCACTTTGCTAGGCCTGATTGGAAAGAAGTTTTCACAAAAATAGCTTCAAAACATCCAAATTCTACCATAG GTGTGTTCTATTGTGGGATGCCAGTGCTTGCGAAGGAGCTAAAAAAGCTATCACTTGAGCTCAGTCATAAGACAACCACACGCTTTGAATTTCATAAAGAGTACTTCTGA